The following proteins come from a genomic window of Nocardioides albertanoniae:
- a CDS encoding ABC transporter substrate-binding protein, with protein sequence MTRLTTTAVIRPTFIRRAIAPAALLLATTTACGTGSAAEHTGAEGFPLTTKNCGAEVTIDAPPERVVMLKSSAVPYLHTLGVMDRVVARAGDYPADYYDTKTRAELDDIPLLTDEMDTSGHLQISKEVVIGEEPDLVLGEVDNLSRATLDAVDIDLLEEPTMCPDGVDDPGFDDVYSQLEAYGKVFDKQDVADKAIADLRKRVTTLEKEQVGEGRTAAVLYPTVGGGVTYAYGTRSMAHPQLEAAGFDDVFADVDERVFEVSTEDLLERDPDVLILLHNAGDPKDVEKAITQLPGAEDLTAVRNGDVMAQLFNFTEPPSALSVDGLERINDRFGQ encoded by the coding sequence ATGACCCGCCTCACGACCACCGCCGTGATCCGCCCTACCTTCATCCGCCGGGCCATCGCCCCGGCCGCCCTGCTGCTGGCCACGACCACGGCGTGCGGCACCGGCTCCGCAGCCGAGCACACCGGCGCCGAAGGGTTCCCGCTGACGACGAAGAACTGCGGGGCGGAAGTCACCATCGATGCCCCTCCGGAGCGCGTCGTGATGTTGAAGAGCTCGGCGGTGCCCTACCTGCACACCCTCGGCGTGATGGACCGCGTCGTCGCCCGCGCCGGCGACTATCCCGCCGACTACTACGACACCAAGACCCGGGCCGAGCTCGATGACATCCCGCTCCTCACCGACGAGATGGACACCAGCGGCCACCTGCAGATCTCCAAAGAGGTCGTCATCGGCGAGGAGCCCGATCTGGTGCTCGGCGAGGTCGACAACCTCTCCCGCGCCACCCTCGACGCCGTCGACATCGACCTCCTCGAGGAGCCCACGATGTGCCCCGACGGCGTCGACGACCCCGGCTTCGACGACGTCTACTCCCAGCTGGAGGCCTACGGCAAGGTCTTCGACAAGCAGGACGTGGCCGACAAGGCCATCGCTGACCTGCGCAAACGCGTCACCACACTCGAGAAGGAGCAGGTCGGCGAGGGGCGTACGGCCGCGGTGCTCTATCCGACCGTCGGAGGCGGCGTGACCTATGCCTACGGCACCAGGTCGATGGCCCACCCGCAGCTGGAGGCAGCCGGTTTCGACGACGTGTTCGCCGACGTCGACGAGCGGGTCTTCGAGGTCTCGACCGAAGACCTGCTCGAGCGCGACCCCGACGTGCTCATCCTGCTCCACAACGCCGGCGACCCGAAGGACGTCGAGAAGGCGATCACCCAGCTGCCCGGGGCCGAGGATCTCACCGCGGTCAGGAACGGCGACGTGATGGCGCAGCTGTTCAACTTCACCGAGCCGCCCTCGGCGCTCTCGGTCGACGGCCTGGAGCGGATCAACGACAGGTTCGGCCAATGA
- a CDS encoding ABC transporter ATP-binding protein, which yields MIEAEGLSWSYAATPILEDVAVDSQDGRVLGLIGPNGSGKTTLLRLLYGALRGRGTVRIDGDDLPRLPAKEVARRLAVVVQESGTDTTLTAGEMVLLGRTPHLSSFARAGEHDLEIAADCLARVGGSHLGPRSFGSLSGGERQRVLIARALAQEATHLLLDEPTNHLDIRYQHEILSLVRALGTTSIVVLHDLNLAARYCDDLILLDQRKVAARGTVDEVLRAEILEPVYDIGIERLELRGEIHLLFRPAPPDQISGSASTLVSGAASSSGSTPGRCASQTSTSIT from the coding sequence ATGATCGAGGCAGAGGGGCTCAGCTGGTCCTACGCCGCCACCCCGATCCTCGAGGACGTCGCCGTCGACTCCCAGGATGGCCGGGTGCTGGGCCTGATCGGCCCGAACGGGAGCGGCAAGACCACCCTGCTGCGGCTGCTCTACGGCGCCCTCCGCGGCCGCGGCACCGTCCGGATCGACGGCGACGATCTCCCGCGGCTGCCGGCCAAGGAGGTCGCCCGCCGCCTGGCGGTCGTCGTCCAGGAGTCCGGCACAGACACGACGCTGACCGCCGGCGAGATGGTCCTCCTGGGACGTACGCCGCATCTGTCCTCCTTCGCGAGGGCCGGTGAGCACGACCTGGAGATCGCCGCGGACTGCCTGGCGCGGGTCGGCGGCAGCCACCTGGGTCCGCGTTCGTTCGGCAGCCTCTCCGGTGGGGAGAGACAGCGGGTGCTCATCGCTCGGGCGCTGGCGCAGGAGGCGACCCATCTGCTCCTCGACGAGCCGACCAACCACCTCGACATCCGCTATCAGCACGAGATCCTGTCGCTGGTGCGCGCGCTGGGCACGACCTCGATCGTGGTGCTCCACGACCTCAACCTGGCGGCCCGCTACTGCGACGACCTGATCCTGCTCGACCAGCGCAAGGTCGCCGCCCGGGGCACCGTCGACGAGGTGCTCCGTGCCGAGATCCTCGAGCCGGTCTACGACATCGGCATCGAGCGGCTCGAGCTGCGCGGGGAGATCCACCTCCTCTTCCGCCCGGCGCCCCCGGATCAGATCTCGGGGTCGGCCTCGACCCTGGTCTCCGGCGCGGCCTCGTCCTCCGGGTCGACCCCGGGCAGGTGTGCCTCCCAGACCTCCACGTCCATCACGTAG
- a CDS encoding FecCD family ABC transporter permease, protein MHDPLGVRRRRRRAAIWLAALTATTAITIVVAVGLGAAYVTPATVAQILGHHLLGLPETGWEATAEAIVWKVRLPRVLLGGLVGAGLAVTGMALQAMVRNMLADPYLLGINSGASSGAAAAILFGAGTGLGTYALPGSAFLGALAASFLVFALARSGGRVTSLRLLLSGVAVGYLLYGLTSFLIFASGSAEGARSVMFWLLGSLGLAQWDGLLAVVAIGVLATTVLLTLCGRGLDALAIGDETAHTLGISPDRFRTLLLVMVALAVGLVVSAAGSIGFVGLVVPHLARRAVGAAHVAAVPAAALMGAILLIWADVVARVLLQPQEIPIGIVTALLGAPFLIVLIRRFSARAA, encoded by the coding sequence GTGCACGACCCCCTCGGTGTGCGTCGCCGTCGCCGGCGCGCCGCGATCTGGCTGGCCGCACTCACCGCGACCACCGCGATCACCATCGTCGTCGCGGTCGGGCTCGGCGCCGCGTACGTCACGCCGGCGACGGTCGCCCAGATCCTCGGGCACCATCTTCTCGGGCTCCCGGAGACCGGCTGGGAGGCGACCGCGGAGGCGATCGTGTGGAAGGTACGCCTCCCCCGCGTGCTCCTCGGCGGCCTGGTCGGAGCGGGCCTGGCCGTCACCGGCATGGCCCTGCAGGCGATGGTGCGCAACATGCTCGCCGACCCCTACCTGCTCGGGATCAACTCCGGCGCCTCCAGCGGCGCCGCCGCGGCGATCCTCTTCGGCGCGGGCACCGGCCTCGGGACGTACGCCCTGCCGGGCTCCGCGTTCCTCGGCGCTCTCGCCGCATCCTTCCTGGTCTTCGCCCTCGCGCGCAGCGGCGGCAGGGTCACCTCGTTGCGGCTGCTGCTCTCCGGCGTCGCGGTCGGCTACCTGCTCTACGGCCTCACCAGCTTCTTGATCTTCGCCTCCGGGTCGGCCGAGGGCGCGCGCTCGGTGATGTTCTGGCTGCTCGGCTCGCTCGGCCTGGCGCAGTGGGACGGCCTGCTCGCGGTCGTCGCCATCGGGGTGCTCGCCACCACCGTGCTGCTGACCCTGTGCGGGCGCGGCCTGGACGCACTCGCGATCGGCGACGAGACCGCCCACACCCTCGGCATCTCCCCCGACCGGTTCCGCACGCTGCTCCTGGTCATGGTGGCGTTGGCCGTCGGCCTCGTGGTCTCGGCCGCGGGCAGCATCGGGTTCGTCGGCCTCGTCGTGCCCCACCTCGCCCGCCGTGCCGTCGGCGCCGCCCACGTGGCCGCCGTCCCGGCGGCGGCGTTGATGGGCGCCATCCTGCTGATCTGGGCCGACGTGGTCGCCCGCGTCCTCCTCCAGCCGCAGGAGATCCCCATCGGGATCGTCACGGCGCTGCTCGGCGCCCCCTTCCTCATCGTCCTCATCCGGCGCTTCTCGGCGCGCGCCGCCTGA